ATCGAAAAGAATTCGGAGATTGCTCAGTCGAGAGCTGGAGCCATGCTTTGAAGAAAGTAGGTGCGATGGCAGGATTTGTTTCGTGGGACACCAagtaagttttttttttacctttcattttcaaaatatttacttCTTCACTGGATCTTATTATTTCAActtttgtttcaattcaaCAGTTAAGTCATGCATTCACTATATTCGATTTCATAGTTGGTAGGTGAACTAGTAAATTTTTCTCTATAAATTCAAGAGCAATATCTTTTTAAGGTGctgtatttttttcattacttTTCTCCTCCTGATTACTTACTTTTAacatgttttttcttttcttttatgtaattAGGCCGGAGTCAAAACTAATCGAAGAAATTGTCAATCacatttgaaagaaattaaatcaagcATTTTCTTATGATCATTGTGATGATGGCTGTGATGatggtttaattggaattaATTCACGTATCAAAGatattaaacaaattttatGCCGTGAATCAAAAGGTGTTTGAATTTTAGGAATATGGAGAATGGGAGGTATAGGAAAAACAACTCTCGCTAGGAAAATATTTGAATGGATTTCGTTTCAGTTTCACAGTTCATATTTTAGTAGAAATGTGAGAGAAACAGTAGAAAAAAGCACATTAGATTCTTTACAATGTGAAATTCTTTCCGGACTATTAGGGAAAGAATATTCAGATCAAGGCATGCCTATCAAAATATCctctttttcaattaaaaaatggaTAATGCGGAAAAAGTTCTCATTGTTCTTGATGACGTAAATGATTCAGAGCAAATAGATTTTTTGGTAGGGGCTCGTGATATTTATGGTCCAGAAAGTACAATTATTATGACAAGCAGAGATCAAAAAATTCTCAAGTACGGAAATGCCGATATATATGAAGttaaagaattgaattctgaTGAGGCTTTTAAACTCTTTATCTTGCATgcttttaaagaaaatcctCCTGCAGAAGCACTAATGCAAGCGGCAAGGATGGCAGTAGAGTATGGACGAGGCAATTCATTAGCTCTTAAAGTTTTGGGTTCCCCTTATAcgataaaaatatagaagaaTGTAGAGAtcacttaaaaaaaattggaggatatttatgataagaaaattcaaaatatactGAGAAtaagttttgatgatttagACGAGGACGAAAAGGAAATATTCCTTGATATTGCATGTTTCTTTAAGTCGGAGGACAAAAATAAAGTCGAAAGTATTTTGAGCAGTTTTGGTCGTTCTGCAATAACTGGAATCAGAAGTCTTTATGACAAGTCTCTCATCACAGTTTCGAACAAGAAGATAGAAATGCATGATTTGCTCCAACAAATGGGTAGAGATATTGTTCGTCAAGAATGTGTCAAGAATCCTGAGAAAAGAAGCAGGTTGTGGATTCCTCAAGATATCTACCGTGTACTAACAAAAGATTTGGTAAGAACTAAATGCATTGCTACTCTCTCTAGACTTCAATTACTAAGCTAACTTCTGtgttttcatttaatatttttcatacagATTTTGCCCAATTAATTCCTtgctatctttttcttttcctattagGGGAGAAGTATATCAGTTGAAAGCATATCTCTAGACATGTCCGACAGTAGAGATATGGAACTAAGTTCTACGGCATTTAAGAGGATGAACAAACTTAAATTCCTCGAATTCTACAGTCCTTATGGCCACCAACAAGAACTACATGCTGCCCGTAAAATATGCAATATATCTCTGTCCAAAGGGCTCAGTTTCTTACCAGATGAGCTAAGATATCTGTATTGGGATAAATACCCTTTAACATCTCTGCCCTTGAACTTTTGCCCAGACAATCTTGTTCAGCTTCATTTGATAGGTAGCCATGTTCAACAACTTTGCAACAGAGATCAGGTATGTTTTAGTGTCTTGACTTGTTAAAATGATAATCGAGcagttgaatttttaaaattaataattgagtGCGACAACCTAACatgtagattttttttaaatttttacagaTATAGATGAGAGAGCAAAAATTATTGAACACCTAAAAAACTAAAGTggattatttattgatatagccttagaataaattttatcttgCATAAGTAACTTTTTCTAACCTCTATTAAACCTTAATTTAGTAGTCTTAATTTTCAATCCCCAATTCATGAATTCTAGCTAATATTTATTGCACTATAAAATTCTAATGACTAGATAAATATTAATCCTTAATTTAGtagtcttaatttttaatccctAATTCAtgaattctaatatttattttgctatAAAATTCCAATGACTCGGTAAAAACACGTTTATATATGATGGAcaagtttatcattttattgtttttacaACTCATCTTGAATACatgtcttttaattttttttatttcattaaacattttaaaagatttacattgatatttataatttaacttattaaaaacactattttgttatttttttataagtaattaggcttaattgttagttttaaaAGTTCAACCACTTAAttgctattttttttacaaatttaaacaccaaagaatataattatctCAACTTCGAATGTGGTCGTGTATTCTTAACACGTCATTCACCATTGCAGTGTCTTGAAAATTTGAAAGTTTTGGACCTCAGCGACTCTGTGGAGCTAATCAAAATTCCAGACTTGTCTGAACTCTCAAAACTTGAGGTTTTACGTTTGAGACACTGCACCAGTTTGGTTGAGATTTACTCATCTATTCCATATGACAGCAACCTTTCACATATGGATCTTGGAAATTGCAAAAATCTCTTAAAGATTTCAAGCACCTTTAAGTTGAAAAGACTTAATTTCCTTTCTCTTGAAGGTTGCTCAGGAATCACAGAGTTTCCAAAAGTTACACAGGGTATAAGGCATCTTATTTTAAATGGAACTTCAATAGAACAAGTTCCCTCGTCAATTGGGCGTCACACTTCACTCACTCTTTTGTCATTGGAAGGATGCACAAGGCTGGAAAGTCTTCCGTGTAGTATTGGTGAGTTGAAATGTCTCGAACATCTTAATCTTCGTGGATGCTCGGAACTGGCAAGTCTTCCAAACAATATATGCAAATTGAAGTGTCTGAACCGTCTTGATATGAATAAATGCTCAAAACTAATGAACCTTCCAGATGGCATTGTCAATTTGACGTCTCTTGAAGTCCTTGTTATATCTATGTGTCAACTTCTCAATGGATTACCAGAGAACATCAAgtaatagaatattaaattaattattttaattaaacactaaaattaacttatgataaaaataaaattttattttaatttaataatagaattaattatggataaatttaaaatttaataatatattaaaaatcaaaatataattttaaattattaatttagtctttcgattaaatgaataaaataatagttacttttattaaaatttaaaaagttttaatataataaaataatataataactaGCTTAGACCAAACctcaaaaagtaaataatatttaatgtaaATATCCTTAATACCCGCTTACATTATCTCTCTAGTATACTAATTCTAGAATCTTCATCGTAATGTCCCTCgcatataatttttaggtCCTTCTTCATCTAATTATAATCCTATTACTcactaattattttacatattattacTACTCATTTTTAAAACTGATCCTAATAAATcatattgtatttaatttaatattcttcaCTTGATACACttacttattatttaactatttagcTATATTATAAGAAGATagcattaaattaaattcggGTATTACATTATAAGTGTATAAATTGTTATTACTATATTGGTTACTTTACCTATAATTACaagttatatttaaataaacttaattacTTGGTTGTTTGAAACAAATTATGGTTTTGAAGTAATCATAGaaatttcctttcaaaaatATCTCCTTATTGACCAAATAGGATAttaacatttaatttattaattgaaataattatgaattaaatatagGCTATACTTGTTTAAATATGAACCACTAAGAAAAATATCTAACATATAACTAAATTGGAACTTTCATctatatctaattttatttagcttattatttaaatatataattcactGCACATGTAGATCACTCTAATTAAACTGAAAGGAAAATATTAACTAAGAAAAGTGTTGATTAAACACCAAATATATTAATGTATACTCCTTACTCATCCCATTGACCTCTAATTTCTTACACTTCTTCCTAACTTTGGTAGTAAGTATTTGGTTAGACTCAgcagcaaaaaaataaatataaaagcttaatatttaaattaaaaataatttatttaacagCACATTTGatgcataaagattaaatatAAGTTTTGCTATAAAGATTTAGTTGAGGAAGAAAAgttggaaaagaaaatgtctTTCCACTA
The nucleotide sequence above comes from Ricinus communis isolate WT05 ecotype wild-type chromosome 6, ASM1957865v1, whole genome shotgun sequence. Encoded proteins:
- the LOC125370298 gene encoding probable WRKY transcription factor 19, yielding MSDSRDMELSSTAFKRMNKLKFLEFYSPYGHQQELHAARKICNISLSKGLSFLPDELRYLYWDKYPLTSLPLNFCPDNLVQLHLIGSHVQQLCNRDQVCFSFNHLIAIFFTNLNTKEYNYLNFECGRVFLTRHSPLQCLENLKVLDLSDSVELIKIPDLSELSKLEVLRLRHCTSLVEIYSSIPYDSNLSHMDLGNCKNLLKISSTFKLKRLNFLSLEGCSGITEFPKVTQGIRHLILNGTSIEQVPSSIGRHTSLTLLSLEGCTRLESLPCSIGELKCLEHLNLRGCSELASLPNNICKLKCLNRLDMNKCSKLMNLPDGIVNLTSLEVLVISMCQLLNGLPENIK